In the genome of Leptospira licerasiae serovar Varillal str. VAR 010, one region contains:
- the aspS gene encoding aspartate--tRNA ligase, translating to MEDWILEGYRSRAWAGEISEAQEGKTLTLFGWSFRFRDQGGVIFVDLRDRTGILQVVLRKEILEEHFTAAEKIRSEYVIAVQGKLRKRDAESINPKMKTGTIELVVDRLIILNQAKTPPFSLDEFEEISEENRLKYRYLDFRRDELKNRMLKRHEFVFAIRNYLNSRKFVEIETPILNKSTPEGARDFLVPSRLNPNSFYALPQSPQIFKQILMVGGMERYFQIVKCFRDEDLRADRQPEFTQLDMEFSFVSQEEILSEIEGLFSQVMKDVFGLDFKGPFSRMPYKQAMEEYGSDKPDLRFGMKLVDVSEIVKDSDFQVFAGAVANGGVVKAVCVPGGSVISRKEIEDLTAWLNRDYKAKGLAYMKHGAEGLESTITKRFTPEALSKIASAVGSKEGDMIFFGADEREIVNHSLGALRLKLSERFDKPAEGSFHISWIVDFPMFEWNKDLKRWDALHHPFTSPGDSSLEIFSSEERLQKEAGNALAKAYDLVLNGVEIGGGSIRIHSKDVQTRVFSTLGIGPEEAKEKFGFLLEALEYGAPPHGGIAFGIDRILMLMTGGKSIRDVIAFPKTQKGVCLMSECPSEVEEKQLQELKLRLIKV from the coding sequence TTGGAAGATTGGATTTTAGAAGGTTATAGATCAAGAGCCTGGGCGGGAGAAATATCCGAAGCCCAAGAAGGTAAAACTCTCACTTTATTCGGTTGGTCTTTCCGATTCCGGGACCAAGGCGGGGTCATTTTTGTGGATCTCCGAGACAGAACCGGGATCCTGCAAGTAGTATTACGTAAAGAGATCCTGGAGGAGCATTTTACTGCGGCAGAAAAGATCCGCTCAGAGTATGTGATCGCAGTCCAAGGAAAGCTTAGGAAACGTGATGCGGAAAGTATCAATCCTAAGATGAAAACCGGGACGATCGAACTTGTGGTAGATCGACTGATCATTCTGAACCAAGCCAAAACCCCTCCATTCTCCTTGGATGAGTTCGAAGAGATCTCGGAAGAAAACCGACTCAAATATAGATACTTGGATTTCAGAAGGGATGAACTCAAAAACAGGATGTTGAAACGCCATGAGTTCGTATTCGCAATTCGTAATTATCTAAACTCACGCAAATTTGTGGAGATAGAAACTCCGATCTTGAACAAATCCACTCCGGAAGGTGCACGCGACTTTTTGGTACCTTCCCGTCTAAACCCGAATTCATTTTACGCACTTCCTCAATCTCCTCAGATCTTCAAACAGATACTGATGGTTGGTGGAATGGAGAGATATTTCCAGATCGTAAAATGTTTCCGAGACGAGGATCTAAGGGCAGACAGACAGCCTGAGTTCACACAGTTGGATATGGAATTCTCTTTTGTTTCCCAAGAAGAGATCCTTTCCGAGATCGAAGGATTATTCTCCCAAGTGATGAAGGATGTGTTTGGTCTGGATTTCAAGGGTCCATTCTCTAGAATGCCTTATAAACAAGCCATGGAGGAATACGGTTCCGACAAACCGGACCTTCGTTTTGGAATGAAACTGGTGGATGTTTCCGAAATCGTAAAAGATTCAGATTTCCAAGTATTTGCAGGTGCGGTTGCAAACGGCGGAGTCGTAAAAGCGGTTTGTGTTCCGGGCGGTTCTGTGATTTCCAGAAAAGAGATAGAAGATCTAACCGCTTGGTTGAACAGAGATTATAAAGCAAAAGGCCTTGCATACATGAAACACGGGGCAGAAGGATTGGAATCTACTATTACAAAAAGATTCACTCCGGAAGCTCTTTCCAAAATTGCGAGCGCGGTAGGCTCTAAAGAAGGGGACATGATCTTTTTCGGAGCCGACGAAAGAGAGATTGTAAACCATTCTCTAGGCGCTCTTCGTCTGAAACTTTCGGAAAGATTTGACAAACCTGCAGAAGGAAGCTTTCATATTTCCTGGATCGTGGACTTTCCGATGTTCGAATGGAACAAGGACCTCAAACGCTGGGATGCCTTGCACCATCCGTTCACTTCTCCTGGAGATTCCAGTTTGGAAATTTTTTCTTCCGAGGAAAGACTCCAGAAAGAAGCTGGGAACGCACTTGCAAAAGCCTATGATCTGGTGCTGAACGGGGTTGAGATCGGTGGAGGTTCCATTCGTATCCATTCCAAAGATGTGCAGACTCGAGTCTTCTCCACTTTGGGGATCGGACCGGAGGAAGCTAAAGAAAAATTCGGTTTCTTATTGGAAGCCTTGGAATATGGGGCACCTCCTCACGGAGGGATTGCATTCGGTATCGATAGGATCTTGATGCTGATGACCGGCGGAAAATCTATCCGAGATGTGATCGCATTCCCTAAAACACAAAAGGGTGTTTGTTTGATGAGCGAATGTCCGTCTGAAGTGGAAGAGAAACAGCTCCAAGAATTGAAGCTTAGGTTAATAAAGGTTTAA
- a CDS encoding SBBP repeat-containing protein: protein MLVVSCMCPAFQRVLFQISLVSSLSISCTGSNQPDLTSALALAFSDFVQPPTQSPSGPQKPWPKFLGVFGSTTFATGASTDPDGNIVATGFTEGNLGGQPMLGKMDSYITKYDEEGKKLWIRHLGGGPKDFSKGSTYGLAVKTDKDGNVLSTGMTVVEKLDGQNKIGYQDAYLSKYDKDGNKKWTRMIGGGSNTDFHFGTSAGRGVTSDQSGNIYVNGTTNADTFFGETNPGGHDGHFIVKYDPDGNRVWARMARNTNPDNHESIAGDLTIDSNGEIYFVGAAQGGFDDQSEIGTEDALLIKYDSDGNKLWVRLLGVPGQISVANDVGLDPDRNIYIVGITSGELDGQTPIGTTDTFIVKYDKDGNKLWTRLIGNPDYSDFFRAETQGFGITVDPNGNSYIAGTISAAKILFSNSINSAFAAKFDTAGNLVWSNLKYMEEVTKCEVHAQDVVLGMNDSFFVVGYTSCLLSILDPVNGINSLFISKESL, encoded by the coding sequence TTGCTTGTTGTTTCGTGCATGTGTCCCGCTTTTCAAAGAGTTTTATTCCAGATTTCCTTAGTTTCTTCTCTTTCTATTTCTTGCACCGGATCAAATCAACCTGATCTTACATCTGCGTTAGCTCTCGCTTTCAGTGATTTTGTGCAGCCGCCTACTCAGTCTCCTTCCGGTCCCCAAAAACCTTGGCCTAAATTTTTAGGGGTTTTTGGCAGCACTACTTTCGCAACTGGAGCGAGTACAGATCCCGACGGAAATATAGTCGCGACCGGATTCACAGAAGGAAATTTGGGCGGGCAACCTATGCTTGGCAAAATGGATTCTTATATTACAAAATACGATGAAGAGGGCAAAAAACTTTGGATCAGGCATTTGGGAGGAGGCCCTAAAGACTTCTCTAAAGGAAGTACTTACGGTCTCGCTGTAAAAACCGACAAGGATGGAAACGTTTTAAGTACAGGAATGACGGTTGTAGAGAAGTTGGATGGGCAGAATAAAATCGGATACCAAGACGCTTATTTATCAAAATATGATAAGGACGGAAATAAAAAATGGACCAGAATGATTGGTGGAGGGAGTAACACTGATTTTCATTTTGGAACTTCCGCAGGTAGAGGCGTTACCTCCGACCAGTCGGGGAATATTTACGTTAACGGTACTACGAATGCGGATACATTTTTCGGCGAAACGAATCCAGGAGGACATGACGGTCATTTTATAGTCAAGTATGATCCGGATGGAAACCGAGTATGGGCGAGAATGGCCCGCAATACGAATCCGGATAATCATGAATCGATCGCAGGAGACCTTACGATAGATTCGAATGGAGAAATCTATTTTGTGGGAGCTGCTCAAGGCGGTTTTGATGATCAGAGCGAGATAGGGACTGAGGATGCTCTTCTGATCAAGTATGATTCGGATGGAAATAAACTTTGGGTCCGGTTATTAGGTGTTCCGGGTCAAATTTCCGTTGCAAATGATGTTGGTTTAGATCCGGATCGAAATATTTACATAGTGGGGATTACTTCTGGAGAGCTAGATGGTCAAACTCCTATCGGAACAACTGATACTTTTATAGTAAAATACGATAAAGATGGAAACAAGTTGTGGACCAGACTTATTGGAAATCCTGACTATTCCGATTTTTTCAGAGCGGAAACCCAAGGATTCGGAATTACTGTCGATCCAAATGGGAATTCGTATATCGCTGGAACGATCTCTGCGGCAAAAATACTTTTTAGTAATTCGATAAATAGCGCTTTCGCGGCAAAATTTGACACAGCTGGGAATTTAGTCTGGTCGAATTTGAAATATATGGAAGAGGTCACAAAATGTGAGGTCCATGCCCAAGATGTAGTTCTGGGTATGAATGATTCTTTTTTTGTAGTAGGTTATACTTCCTGTCTTCTAAGTATATTGGACCCTGTTAACGGTATCAATAGCCTTTTTATTTCTAAAGAATCTCTGTAA
- the rplI gene encoding 50S ribosomal protein L9: MRVILQKDVSNLGDAGDVKEVADGFARNYLFPQRLAVRASEGKTKMALHQRKLADLKKEKRKKDMESISGGLNGKEFEISVKTGGGDKLFGAVTPADVAALLKTAGFELDKRKIEFPEPIRNLGSYKLKVRLAEGILPTITVHVKKEEAVSTEA, encoded by the coding sequence ATGAGAGTAATATTACAAAAAGATGTTTCTAACTTAGGAGACGCTGGAGACGTTAAGGAAGTTGCGGACGGTTTCGCTCGTAATTATCTTTTTCCTCAAAGACTCGCTGTAAGAGCTTCCGAAGGTAAGACCAAAATGGCTCTTCACCAAAGGAAACTTGCGGACCTTAAAAAAGAAAAACGCAAAAAAGATATGGAATCCATATCCGGCGGACTGAACGGAAAAGAGTTCGAAATTTCCGTTAAGACCGGAGGTGGGGATAAACTTTTTGGAGCGGTAACTCCTGCTGATGTAGCAGCTTTGTTAAAAACCGCAGGATTCGAACTAGACAAACGTAAGATCGAATTCCCTGAGCCTATCCGTAACCTAGGTTCCTATAAATTAAAAGTGCGTCTTGCAGAAGGTATCCTCCCAACTATCACTGTACATGTGAAGAAAGAAGAAGCCGTTTCTACCGAAGCGTAA
- a CDS encoding SLC13 family permease codes for MKLKYLGFIFSLLLACIPPVFSFYGYVPQPVGAMFFIFLIAAGLWIFEIIPGHATSILIIFAEIILFSNPGKWEFLKQYAGPGKPNPPAVFLASLADSAVVLFLGSFALAKSCVKVGVDRWLANRVLPYFGTSPKYVLLGLMCITATISLWMSNTATASLMIALVFPLLMVLDKDEKFRKAVLIGIPFAANLGGIGTPIGSPPNVIAFANLKNQGYGDYISFGSWMFVAVPLLIILLFAAWLWLLRAFPASDGLTLSLRYETISEEGSEKKLRFVLFGFLCTVLLWLTESFHGIPAGVVALFPLLLFTSFGILESNDLRSLEWDVLILVAGGIALGTGIEKSGAGIWFGELIGKQAGPGESLWVLGIFFSIGLFLSTFLSNTATANLLVPLALPVAALLLPGNESYAIQLVLGSALGASLAMSLPVSTPPNAVAYAVGGFEIKDMAKVGVRIGLLGLVLVLLGFLIFQ; via the coding sequence ATGAAATTGAAATACTTAGGCTTTATTTTTTCCTTACTGTTAGCTTGTATTCCTCCGGTGTTTTCCTTTTACGGTTATGTTCCTCAGCCCGTCGGGGCAATGTTTTTTATATTCCTGATTGCTGCAGGATTATGGATCTTCGAGATTATTCCGGGTCACGCAACTTCTATTCTGATCATATTTGCCGAGATCATCCTTTTTTCGAATCCGGGTAAATGGGAATTTTTGAAACAATACGCAGGGCCTGGAAAACCGAATCCACCAGCTGTGTTCTTAGCGTCGCTTGCCGATTCAGCGGTCGTCCTATTCTTAGGAAGTTTTGCGTTAGCTAAGTCTTGTGTAAAAGTAGGGGTGGATCGTTGGTTGGCAAATCGGGTTTTGCCTTATTTCGGGACTTCCCCAAAATACGTTCTACTAGGGCTCATGTGTATTACTGCGACAATTTCCCTTTGGATGAGTAATACCGCCACAGCATCTTTGATGATCGCTTTAGTGTTCCCATTGCTGATGGTCTTGGATAAGGATGAAAAATTTAGAAAAGCGGTCCTGATCGGGATCCCATTTGCAGCGAATTTAGGGGGGATCGGAACTCCGATCGGTTCTCCGCCGAATGTGATCGCATTCGCTAATTTGAAAAATCAGGGATATGGGGATTATATTTCTTTCGGGAGCTGGATGTTTGTTGCGGTTCCACTTTTGATCATTCTACTTTTTGCAGCCTGGCTTTGGCTTCTACGCGCATTTCCTGCAAGCGATGGTTTAACACTTTCTCTTCGTTATGAAACTATTTCGGAAGAAGGTTCGGAGAAAAAGCTCAGATTTGTTTTGTTTGGGTTTTTGTGTACGGTACTTCTATGGTTGACCGAATCATTTCATGGAATTCCTGCAGGAGTTGTGGCTTTATTTCCGCTTCTTCTTTTTACTTCGTTTGGAATATTAGAATCCAATGATTTACGTTCTTTGGAATGGGATGTTTTGATCTTAGTTGCAGGAGGGATCGCTCTAGGCACAGGGATAGAAAAAAGCGGGGCAGGGATATGGTTCGGAGAATTGATCGGCAAACAAGCAGGCCCGGGAGAAAGTCTTTGGGTGCTTGGTATCTTCTTTTCGATCGGACTTTTTCTTTCTACGTTCTTATCCAATACTGCCACCGCAAATCTTTTAGTTCCATTGGCCCTTCCCGTCGCAGCATTATTACTTCCTGGAAATGAATCTTATGCGATCCAATTAGTTTTAGGATCTGCGTTAGGTGCGTCTTTGGCAATGTCGTTACCTGTATCCACTCCTCCGAATGCCGTGGCCTATGCCGTAGGAGGTTTTGAGATCAAGGATATGGCTAAAGTGGGTGTGAGGATCGGACTTTTGGGACTGGTTCTGGTCCTTTTGGGATTTTTGATCTTTCAGTGA
- the dnaB gene encoding replicative DNA helicase has product MQADSLFELESEKSFLGFLLLKGADNLIDIPLVPEDFYQDTNRRIYKAILDLVDKRTAVDPVSVLNFLKENSLLKDPEREYEYIYSLYKDSVVSHPLGYYAERIKRLSERRKYSKLLMNALELIQKEPGENESVFNQIEQSLTEVSRSADVKGLLPVSGDKAALSEYIKEIMESRGQIKGLRTNFTQFDEMTSGLKEYEMMVLAARPGNGKTTLALNIASNVALIHNRPVVIFSLEMSRMELLLKLVCSYAQVESNKLKRSEVTKSDAPKLIDAIIKVTSSPIYIDDSGALSVDDFKGRVRKLLTNENLGLIIVDYLQLMNDPKNRDGGRQQEVSSISRALKQMAKEARCPVIALSQMNRSIEQRSKDQRPQLADLRESGAIEQDADIVTFIYRGEKGKDEEEDPRMKGMAEIIIAKNRSGPTGSFPLAFRPELSRFDNV; this is encoded by the coding sequence ATGCAAGCCGACTCCTTGTTTGAACTGGAATCCGAGAAATCTTTTCTCGGATTCCTACTTCTTAAAGGAGCGGATAATCTAATCGATATTCCTCTCGTTCCAGAGGATTTTTACCAAGACACAAACAGAAGAATTTACAAGGCAATCCTGGACCTTGTGGACAAAAGGACCGCTGTAGATCCGGTTTCCGTCCTAAACTTTTTAAAAGAAAACTCACTACTCAAAGATCCTGAAAGAGAATATGAATACATTTATTCTCTCTATAAGGATTCTGTGGTTTCCCATCCACTGGGTTATTATGCGGAAAGGATCAAACGTCTTTCCGAAAGAAGAAAATATTCTAAATTATTAATGAATGCTCTGGAGCTGATCCAGAAAGAGCCGGGCGAAAACGAGTCTGTATTCAATCAAATTGAACAGAGCCTTACAGAAGTCTCCAGATCTGCGGATGTAAAAGGACTTCTTCCTGTTTCCGGGGACAAGGCGGCTCTCTCCGAATATATCAAAGAGATCATGGAGAGTAGGGGCCAGATCAAAGGTCTTAGAACTAATTTTACCCAGTTCGATGAGATGACTTCCGGCTTAAAAGAATACGAGATGATGGTCCTGGCTGCGAGACCTGGTAACGGTAAGACTACCTTAGCTTTGAATATAGCATCCAATGTGGCTCTAATTCATAACCGACCTGTGGTCATTTTCTCCTTAGAGATGAGTAGAATGGAGCTTCTACTCAAACTGGTCTGTTCCTATGCTCAGGTAGAATCCAATAAATTAAAACGTTCCGAAGTGACCAAGTCGGATGCGCCTAAATTGATCGATGCAATTATCAAGGTAACATCTTCTCCTATTTATATAGATGACTCCGGCGCGCTGAGTGTGGACGATTTTAAGGGAAGGGTTCGTAAACTTCTTACTAACGAAAATCTTGGCCTCATCATCGTCGATTATCTTCAGCTCATGAACGATCCGAAAAATAGGGATGGGGGAAGACAACAAGAGGTCTCCTCGATATCTAGGGCGCTCAAGCAGATGGCAAAAGAAGCCAGATGTCCGGTGATCGCACTTTCTCAGATGAACCGATCCATAGAGCAAAGATCCAAGGACCAAAGACCACAACTCGCGGACTTAAGAGAGTCGGGCGCGATCGAGCAGGATGCGGATATTGTTACATTCATCTATCGTGGAGAGAAGGGTAAGGACGAAGAGGAAGATCCTAGAATGAAAGGAATGGCGGAGATCATCATCGCCAAAAACAGGTCCGGACCAACAGGTTCTTTTCCACTTGCCTTCCGACCTGAACTTTCCAGATTTGATAACGTGTAG
- a CDS encoding single-stranded DNA-binding protein — MANDINRVTLVGRLTRDPEFKTVNGTSLVNFSLANGRTYVTGGEKKEETHFFDCEAWGKGADIIQQYCKKGKQLVIEGRLKQDTWETMEGKKASRIRIVVENFQMIGGARENGSGEYGSSANSGSSSYSSAQDDMGSSAMDDDIPF, encoded by the coding sequence ATGGCTAACGATATCAATCGGGTGACCCTTGTTGGGCGCCTGACCCGTGACCCGGAATTTAAAACCGTAAACGGGACTTCTCTTGTGAATTTTTCCTTAGCTAACGGTCGCACTTATGTAACCGGCGGAGAGAAAAAAGAGGAAACTCATTTTTTCGACTGCGAGGCTTGGGGAAAAGGCGCGGATATCATCCAGCAATACTGCAAAAAAGGCAAACAACTCGTGATCGAGGGACGCCTTAAGCAGGATACCTGGGAAACCATGGAAGGCAAGAAGGCCTCCCGCATTCGTATCGTCGTGGAAAATTTCCAGATGATAGGTGGTGCAAGGGAGAATGGAAGCGGAGAGTACGGCTCTTCTGCTAATAGCGGATCTTCTTCTTATTCATCTGCTCAAGATGATATGGGAAGTTCTGCGATGGACGACGATATACCTTTTTAA
- a CDS encoding type II toxin-antitoxin system VapC family toxin: MSYLIDTDIIIYSLKEDPIVRQNFLDRKNSIKSLSVITYGELIFGAQKSTYKERNLATVRRIAELFPVIQLTEGIMETYGELKAIQQKKGNTVEDFDLLIGSTALYLNYTLVTNNEKHFQKIPGLRMENWAYVT; encoded by the coding sequence ATGAGCTATTTGATTGATACGGACATTATCATCTATAGTTTAAAGGAAGATCCGATCGTTCGGCAAAATTTTTTGGACCGTAAGAACTCCATCAAATCGCTTTCCGTAATCACTTATGGAGAATTGATCTTTGGAGCCCAGAAATCCACCTACAAGGAAAGAAATCTGGCAACCGTCCGAAGAATTGCCGAACTTTTTCCAGTGATACAATTGACCGAAGGAATTATGGAAACATATGGAGAACTCAAGGCTATCCAACAGAAAAAAGGAAATACTGTAGAGGATTTCGATCTACTCATCGGGTCCACAGCTTTGTATTTGAATTATACCTTAGTTACGAATAACGAAAAACATTTCCAAAAAATTCCGGGCCTAAGAATGGAGAACTGGGCATACGTGACTTAG
- the rpsF gene encoding 30S ribosomal protein S6, giving the protein MRNYEITTITRSTAKEVAKTEVLEIFKKHSINVTAEEDWGQKKLWHPIQHQDYGIFTHFKVNAEQSALEKVERDFGLNQNLLRSMIVRLNG; this is encoded by the coding sequence TTGAGAAACTACGAGATTACTACAATCACGCGTTCCACCGCGAAGGAAGTAGCTAAAACTGAGGTCCTTGAGATCTTCAAAAAGCATTCCATCAACGTGACCGCAGAAGAAGATTGGGGTCAAAAAAAACTTTGGCATCCAATCCAACACCAAGACTACGGAATATTCACTCACTTCAAAGTGAATGCAGAACAATCCGCCTTAGAAAAGGTAGAGCGTGACTTTGGTCTGAACCAAAATTTACTGCGCTCTATGATCGTCCGCCTCAATGGCTAA
- the rpsR gene encoding 30S ribosomal protein S18: MSDNETQEELKQEVTAEGMPLDQEGGRPPKKQNKYKKKVCRFTADPELAKQINYKNTELLERFITNRGKIIPRRITGTSAKYQRILAREIRKARSIGLLPFKVN, encoded by the coding sequence ATGTCAGATAATGAAACACAAGAAGAATTAAAGCAGGAAGTTACTGCTGAGGGCATGCCTTTAGACCAAGAAGGAGGACGCCCCCCTAAAAAACAAAACAAGTATAAGAAGAAAGTTTGCCGTTTTACTGCAGACCCTGAACTTGCTAAACAGATTAATTATAAGAACACCGAACTTTTGGAAAGATTTATTACAAACCGTGGTAAGATTATTCCAAGAAGAATTACCGGAACTTCTGCAAAGTATCAAAGAATACTCGCAAGAGAGATCCGCAAAGCACGCAGCATCGGTCTTCTACCGTTCAAAGTAAACTAA
- a CDS encoding FitA-like ribbon-helix-helix domain-containing protein: MANLQVRDIDDRLYEALKRRAEMEHRSVSQEVVLLIENYLAHDNKESERKTLGFLELSGSWVDDRSPDKIVKDIRSSRTKNTLGKDADELFD; the protein is encoded by the coding sequence ATGGCAAACTTACAAGTCAGGGACATAGACGACAGACTCTACGAAGCATTAAAAAGGAGGGCAGAAATGGAACACAGATCCGTAAGCCAAGAAGTAGTACTTCTAATCGAAAACTATTTAGCGCACGATAACAAAGAATCCGAACGTAAGACCTTGGGTTTCTTGGAATTATCAGGTTCCTGGGTGGACGACAGAAGTCCGGACAAGATCGTAAAGGATATACGCTCCTCTCGAACCAAGAACACTTTAGGAAAGGATGCAGATGAGCTATTTGATTGA
- a CDS encoding CapA family protein: MQFFRKQFIYSIPVLFYFPFLLLFACAGVPENPAGSEKPPEPQTNIVDKIGTQIEKLFGKEEDPEVVKVLLGGDVMFNWGIRDTIKSKGELAPVKGLKSVFESADLRVLNLETPVVSEKSWDHGKAYVFQARESDLESMSFLGVDLVSLGNNHAMDHGLEGLEETLKFLGDRNIASIGAGKNLEFAFRPWIWEGKDTYLRVYSATNVAEGRSHYAGQSPGVMPLDPELILKKFQIEKFQLNSIRNGSRGPKKDKKSKTISTGKQFRILSLHWGVEYSPFPTMEQRKIAKTLADGGLDIIVGHHPHIPQGIEKIGNTIVFYSLGNLIFGSRNAYLNHNLIVILHIKKSKLINIELVPIFGKFQNEDHLVRPLEGKEAESFLKEIAVLSQDLGTKVRIDGDRGWVELD; encoded by the coding sequence ATGCAGTTTTTCCGAAAACAATTCATTTACTCGATTCCTGTCCTTTTTTATTTTCCGTTTTTACTCTTGTTTGCGTGTGCTGGAGTTCCGGAAAATCCAGCCGGATCTGAAAAACCTCCGGAACCACAGACAAATATCGTAGATAAGATCGGAACCCAAATAGAAAAGTTATTCGGAAAGGAAGAAGACCCCGAAGTAGTAAAGGTCCTGTTGGGTGGAGACGTTATGTTTAACTGGGGGATCCGGGACACAATCAAGTCCAAAGGAGAATTGGCCCCTGTCAAAGGACTAAAATCCGTTTTTGAAAGTGCAGACCTGAGAGTTTTAAATTTAGAGACCCCGGTAGTATCCGAAAAAAGTTGGGATCACGGCAAGGCTTATGTTTTCCAAGCGAGAGAATCCGATCTGGAGAGTATGAGTTTTTTAGGAGTGGATCTTGTCTCTCTGGGAAACAATCATGCAATGGATCATGGTCTGGAAGGATTGGAAGAAACTCTCAAGTTTTTAGGCGATAGAAATATTGCTTCTATCGGCGCAGGAAAAAATTTAGAATTCGCTTTTCGTCCCTGGATCTGGGAAGGGAAGGATACTTATCTTAGGGTTTATTCCGCCACGAATGTAGCGGAAGGTAGATCTCATTATGCAGGGCAAAGTCCCGGTGTTATGCCTTTGGATCCGGAACTGATCTTAAAAAAATTCCAGATAGAAAAATTCCAATTAAATTCAATTAGGAACGGATCTCGCGGTCCTAAAAAAGATAAAAAATCAAAAACAATATCTACCGGAAAACAATTCAGGATACTTTCTCTTCATTGGGGAGTGGAGTATTCTCCTTTTCCTACGATGGAACAGAGAAAGATCGCAAAGACCTTGGCCGACGGTGGATTGGATATTATAGTAGGACATCACCCTCATATTCCCCAAGGTATCGAAAAGATAGGTAACACGATCGTATTTTATTCTTTAGGAAACCTGATCTTCGGAAGTAGGAACGCCTACTTAAACCATAACTTAATCGTAATACTCCATATTAAAAAAAGCAAATTGATCAATATTGAGCTTGTTCCTATTTTCGGGAAATTCCAAAATGAGGATCATTTGGTCAGACCACTGGAAGGAAAGGAAGCTGAGAGTTTTTTAAAAGAAATCGCGGTCCTTTCCCAAGACTTGGGCACTAAGGTCCGGATCGATGGGGACAGAGGTTGGGTGGAGCTAGACTAA
- a CDS encoding PhoH family protein has product MRKEQFTFENQDLYRKICGINDTGVRNLEKQLEIDLIPRGNGFQVEGIPTKVEFALDFFRLLETNYRDRPDRDFTDQFDFGYLLKQATREKKKEERKSDDEPFKPSEKILTTYKGKHLYSRTKNQEKYIQSFLNNLITFGIGPAGTGKTFLSVAMACRFLQNGIVDKIVLTRPAVEAGENLGFLPGDLNQKVDPYLRPVYDALNECIGFEKTQEYIALTKIEIAPVAFMRGRTLSKSFIILDEAQNCTLAQLKMIMTRLGRNSRMCISGDVTQIDLEHGRSGFDRVVNLFRQTEGIGQVFFGKEDITRHPLVETIVRKFEEL; this is encoded by the coding sequence ATCAGGAAAGAACAGTTTACTTTCGAAAACCAAGACCTGTATCGTAAGATCTGCGGGATCAACGATACGGGTGTCAGAAATTTGGAAAAACAATTGGAGATCGATCTAATCCCTAGAGGGAACGGTTTCCAAGTGGAAGGAATTCCCACAAAGGTGGAATTCGCTTTGGATTTTTTCAGATTATTGGAAACAAATTATCGCGACCGGCCGGACCGTGATTTTACGGACCAATTTGATTTCGGTTATCTTCTGAAACAAGCCACTCGGGAAAAGAAGAAGGAAGAGCGTAAGTCTGATGACGAACCGTTCAAACCTAGCGAAAAGATTCTCACCACATACAAGGGAAAACATCTTTATTCCAGGACGAAAAACCAGGAAAAGTATATTCAATCTTTCTTAAATAATTTGATCACTTTCGGGATCGGGCCCGCCGGAACCGGAAAAACATTCCTTTCAGTTGCAATGGCCTGTAGATTTTTACAGAATGGGATCGTAGATAAGATCGTCTTAACTAGGCCCGCAGTGGAAGCCGGAGAAAATCTAGGATTTTTGCCTGGGGATCTGAACCAAAAAGTAGATCCTTATCTTCGTCCGGTATATGATGCTTTGAATGAATGTATCGGTTTTGAAAAAACCCAAGAGTATATAGCACTTACTAAAATAGAGATCGCGCCAGTCGCGTTCATGAGAGGACGGACGCTTTCCAAAAGTTTTATCATTTTGGACGAGGCCCAAAACTGTACTCTGGCTCAACTAAAAATGATTATGACCCGTTTGGGGCGTAATTCCAGAATGTGTATCTCCGGGGACGTGACCCAAATCGATCTAGAACATGGTAGATCCGGTTTCGATCGTGTGGTAAACTTGTTCAGACAAACCGAAGGGATCGGGCAGGTATTTTTCGGAAAAGAAGATATCACGAGACACCCTCTGGTAGAGACCATTGTTAGGAAGTTTGAGGAATTGTAA